The following proteins are co-located in the Vigna angularis cultivar LongXiaoDou No.4 chromosome 2, ASM1680809v1, whole genome shotgun sequence genome:
- the LOC128195284 gene encoding LOW QUALITY PROTEIN: ATP synthase subunit 9, mitochondrial (The sequence of the model RefSeq protein was modified relative to this genomic sequence to represent the inferred CDS: inserted 1 base in 1 codon; substituted 1 base at 1 genomic stop codon) produces MLEGTKLMGLKVATIIXAEVVIGIENIFSSLIHSVAXNSSLAKQLFGYVILNFALTEVIALFALMMIFLFVFCFLSFSF; encoded by the exons ATGTTAGAAGGTACAAAATTAATGGGTTTGAAAGTTGCTACAATTATTTAAGCGGAAGTTGTTATAGGAATTGAAAACATATTCAGTTCATTAATTCATTCTGTAG AGAATTCATCGTTGGCAAAACAACTATTCGGATATGTAATCCTGAATTTTGCTCTAACCGAGGTTATTGCCTTGTTTGCAttaatgatgatttttttatttgttttttgttttctaagttTCTCCTTTTGA